The proteins below come from a single Natranaerofaba carboxydovora genomic window:
- a CDS encoding GGDEF domain-containing protein: MNNIDEKIIDNLNLGIIVLDEELNVVKWNNWMENLTGNKKDSVINKKLTSLYPLFEKNIYKQFIFNALNNGQKMFCSAALHPVFFPPTNNKNKIQQNLHIEPFSYDDKTFVLLQVFDATHHRKKLSYLQSSLKEMASFKEKAKLDGLTKLPNRGYFLEQLENIIKNYNYKETDYETKKLTLLFIDLDSFKEINDSIGHVYGDNLLKTVAKRIKSVIKETDLSARYGGDEFVILLKNIGSLKEITSVANRILGVVEEPIKLSGQEIYFSISLSIGVALYPTDSDSLEKLIEKADKAMYEAKRLGGNRCVFYSDIKEN, translated from the coding sequence ATGAATAATATAGATGAAAAAATTATTGACAACTTAAATTTGGGGATCATAGTCTTAGATGAAGAATTGAATGTAGTTAAATGGAATAACTGGATGGAGAATTTGACAGGTAACAAAAAAGACAGTGTAATTAATAAAAAATTAACCAGCTTATATCCTTTGTTTGAAAAGAATATTTATAAACAGTTTATTTTTAATGCTTTAAATAATGGCCAAAAAATGTTTTGTTCTGCGGCTCTTCATCCGGTGTTTTTTCCGCCTACAAATAATAAAAATAAAATCCAACAAAACCTTCATATTGAGCCATTTAGCTATGATGATAAAACCTTTGTATTATTACAAGTTTTTGATGCTACTCACCACCGCAAAAAACTTTCTTATTTGCAGAGTTCTTTAAAAGAAATGGCTAGTTTTAAAGAAAAAGCAAAGCTAGATGGTTTAACCAAACTACCCAATAGAGGTTACTTTTTAGAACAACTTGAAAATATTATAAAGAATTATAATTATAAAGAAACTGATTATGAAACGAAAAAATTAACTCTTTTATTTATAGATTTGGACTCTTTTAAAGAAATAAATGACTCGATTGGTCATGTGTATGGGGATAATTTATTAAAAACTGTTGCTAAAAGGATAAAATCTGTTATTAAAGAAACTGATTTATCTGCGAGGTATGGTGGAGATGAATTTGTTATATTACTTAAAAATATTGGATCGCTGAAAGAAATAACAAGTGTAGCTAATAGGATTCTTGGAGTTGTTGAAGAGCCTATAAAGCTTTCTGGACAGGAGATATATTTTAGTATAAGTTTAAGCATAGGGGTGGCATTATATCCAACTGATAGCGATAGCTTAGAAAAACTTATCGAGAAAGCAGATAAAGCTATGTATGAAGCTAAGAGACTTGGAGGTAACAGGTGCGTTTTTTATAGTGACATAAAAGAGAATTAA
- a CDS encoding chemotaxis protein CheC → MLSSIQEDALKEFMNIYIGQASSLLSDITGEKIELKIPEIKLLNFPPGKKPDIGSLNILPKGDIISSSLSFGDELKGKARLVFPADKTRTLVNLCLGEDALPDEEEFDLENLTDIDSDAMRELGNIVLNSIMGGLANLTGICLNYSIPEIEVLYFPKVEAEEISLEDNLYVLIIKNTFSFSNTEVEGAILVALSIDSVNWLIKKIDEEIVRMYE, encoded by the coding sequence ATGCTTAGCTCTATACAGGAAGATGCACTAAAAGAATTTATGAATATATATATTGGACAGGCTTCAAGCCTTCTCTCAGATATTACAGGGGAAAAAATTGAACTAAAAATACCCGAAATCAAACTTTTAAATTTCCCTCCCGGGAAAAAGCCTGATATAGGTTCCCTAAATATTCTCCCAAAAGGCGATATAATATCTTCAAGTCTATCTTTTGGTGATGAATTAAAAGGTAAAGCCAGGTTGGTCTTTCCTGCCGACAAAACGAGAACCCTAGTTAATTTGTGTTTGGGAGAAGATGCTTTACCTGACGAAGAGGAGTTTGATTTAGAGAATCTAACAGATATTGATTCAGATGCAATGAGAGAGCTAGGTAATATAGTTTTGAATTCTATAATGGGAGGACTGGCTAACTTAACAGGTATTTGTTTGAATTATTCAATACCAGAAATAGAAGTGCTTTACTTCCCAAAAGTAGAAGCAGAGGAGATTAGCTTAGAAGATAATTTATATGTATTGATCATAAAAAATACTTTTAGTTTTTCAAACACTGAAGTAGAAGGTGCGATTTTGGTAGCACTTAGTATAGATTCTGTCAACTGGCTTATAAAAAAAATAGATGAAGAGATTGTGAGGATGTATGAATAA
- a CDS encoding ABC transporter permease, translating to MRGLEKLKEWWGFFSFLGKTAVIILLLIIVMGTLAPYLSAFPHDVSSGPPLEPPGGEHFLGTDELGVDLWAMITYGARVSIIVGLGTALLAGLGGGIIGIIAGYKGGWFDKIVMRLVDVMIALPDLPAMIVIAGFFGSSLTNIIIVLSLFSWSRPARIARSQALSLKEQPYLKMASFYGGSTFYLLYKHFVPELFPILSVSMIRLASRAIITEASLAFIGLGDPTSRSWGLILNHALNFSGIYFTPYWKWWLLYPWLALTLLVVALALVGRDLERIADPRMK from the coding sequence GTGAGAGGATTGGAAAAACTTAAAGAGTGGTGGGGGTTTTTTAGTTTTTTAGGAAAAACTGCTGTAATTATATTATTACTTATAATTGTTATGGGGACATTAGCCCCGTATCTTTCCGCTTTTCCTCATGATGTAAGTTCAGGACCTCCTTTGGAGCCACCTGGTGGAGAGCATTTCCTTGGGACAGATGAACTAGGTGTAGACCTGTGGGCAATGATAACCTACGGCGCAAGGGTTAGTATTATTGTAGGTCTTGGTACGGCACTTTTGGCAGGGCTTGGCGGCGGTATTATTGGAATTATTGCAGGATACAAGGGTGGATGGTTTGATAAGATCGTGATGAGACTAGTTGATGTAATGATAGCTCTTCCTGACCTTCCAGCCATGATAGTGATAGCGGGTTTTTTTGGCTCTAGCCTTACTAATATAATTATAGTTTTATCACTTTTTTCCTGGTCAAGGCCTGCACGAATTGCCAGATCTCAAGCCCTTTCCCTTAAAGAACAACCGTATTTGAAAATGGCATCTTTTTATGGTGGGAGTACTTTTTATCTATTGTACAAGCATTTTGTTCCAGAACTTTTTCCTATATTATCAGTCAGTATGATAAGACTTGCGAGCAGAGCAATAATCACTGAGGCTTCTCTTGCTTTTATTGGGCTTGGTGATCCAACTTCTAGAAGCTGGGGACTTATATTAAACCATGCACTTAACTTTAGCGGGATATATTTTACTCCTTATTGGAAATGGTGGTTATTATATCCATGGCTTGCCCTTACTTTACTTGTTGTTGCTTTGGCTTTAGTTGGTAGGGATTTAGAAAGAATTGCAGATCCTCGGATGAAATAA
- a CDS encoding YlzJ-like family protein — protein sequence MSLLYTSVPLDQVFEDRTKEEPTYEEIQLEGKTLIVEPTGPYEGKLVRLISSNADDYLDPNYQPGSVIKYSPSLES from the coding sequence TTGAGCTTACTATATACATCTGTTCCCCTAGATCAGGTCTTTGAGGATAGGACAAAAGAAGAGCCAACGTATGAAGAGATTCAACTTGAAGGTAAAACTTTAATAGTTGAACCTACAGGTCCTTATGAAGGGAAATTGGTAAGACTTATTAGCAGCAATGCTGACGATTACCTTGACCCTAACTATCAACCTGGAAGTGTTATAAAATATTCGCCTTCTTTAGAAAGTTGA
- a CDS encoding response regulator, which produces MKFLIIEDSMLYQKFIVKKLKENFTDAVYLTANSGEEGYQKYLEEKPDFVLLDLLLPDKKGQDVLKSIYEYNPNVKVIVISADVQNMVRKEVESIGILNFFNKPLTDDKVEDLVKIIEENYDA; this is translated from the coding sequence TTGAAATTTCTTATAATAGAAGACTCTATGCTATACCAAAAATTCATAGTAAAAAAATTAAAAGAAAACTTTACAGATGCTGTGTATTTGACTGCAAATAGTGGTGAAGAAGGTTATCAAAAATATTTAGAGGAAAAACCTGATTTTGTGCTTCTTGATTTATTACTCCCGGACAAGAAAGGTCAGGATGTATTAAAATCTATATATGAATATAATCCTAACGTAAAGGTAATAGTTATTTCGGCTGATGTTCAAAATATGGTGCGTAAGGAAGTCGAATCTATTGGAATCTTGAACTTTTTTAATAAACCTCTGACAGATGATAAGGTAGAGGATTTAGTGAAGATAATTGAGGAGAATTATGATGCTTAG